A part of Strix aluco isolate bStrAlu1 chromosome 21, bStrAlu1.hap1, whole genome shotgun sequence genomic DNA contains:
- the NOL11 gene encoding nucleolar protein 11 has translation MAALCESFTLCGLGPGGGLGLGGGLLALEPGPDPDHVLLTDRGRTATLFKVSDQKPLGCWSVKHGQIITCPVVCNFETHEYVAVHDDKVLRIWKNQDINLDKVFKATLSADVYRIHSLPNGGPVVLFKGGGVRTLDVLLEAPQQEIENVISDEVIKWSEAFMEGQQPVLIFTTEKDGDFFVYVQKLKMNSLHKYKLEQQELSKPLSFMAYIKKQIITLLCLYSNDSVYKVLIPLQQNTEEEEQILPKSLLLNLSVSGSVLKGTSFVVLDKDHVAVLGRLAVSGEESKECLTIWNTKFQTLQTSKELPLGTSGQLWCYEEKFFFTHGKVLTVIMYKCETSSLAAAVGKLKDSQTPDVSSFVNWNTLEDEELAASLPSEQPVALKSESRMSLRSKRNTVAKVQPDTLSVGQLLLNLKNASTTVFEDELRQLMSKVQMPDLQATIGCVVTALINRCKTNPKYYPRNFLLQIVQTQDLSYSLCPDLMAVALEKKDVYLLQICLQRFPDIPEEITCACLKVFLSISEAYLQRIDVNLESVICYIDIELNNKEVKTEIVENGFNVELEQDIWDTKITKETHLTAGGEFCPVGPQKAALLNAILHSAYSETFLLPHLKNLPAQQAVLFLRYLYYLYVKCSEKINTALPGIRCPTISQIMDWMCLLLDAHFTVMVMLPEAKGLLSDLHRFVRAQVRFYSELNKIEGSLRELQRLNHQKDPQTYSIEVLELI, from the exons ATGGCGGCGCTGTGCGAGAGCTTCACGCTGTGCGGGTTGGGGCCCGGCGGTGGCCTCGGCCTCGGCGGCGGCCTCCTGGCGCTGGAGCCGGGCCCCGACCCCGACCACGTCCTGCTCACCGACCGCGGCAGGACGGCCACGCTCTTCAAG GTTTCAGACCAGAAGCCACTGGGTTGTTGGTCAGTTAAACACGGGCAGATTATCACGTGTCCAGTTGTATGCAACTTTGAAACTCATGAATATGTAGCTGTTCATGATGACAAG GTTTTAAGAATATGGAAGAACCAAGATATTAACTTGGACAAAGTATTTAAAGCAACG ctttcAGCTGATGTGTACAGAATACATTCACTACCCAATGGAGGGCCAGTGGTACTATTCAAAGGAGGTGGTGTTCGAACTTTAGATGTCCTTTTGGAAGCCCCACAACAAGAAATTGAAAATGTTATCTCAGATGAAGTCATCAA GTGGAGTGAAGCTTTTATGGAAGGTCAACAACCTGTCTTAATTTTCACTACTGAGAAA gaTGGGGATTTTTTTGTCTACGTACAGAAACTTAAGATGAATAGTCTACACAAATATAAGCTTGAACAACAGGAATTATCTAAACCACTGAGTTTCATGGCATacataaaaaagcaaataatcaCACTTCTGTGTTTGT ATTCCAATGACTCTGTGTATAAGGTTCTGATACCTCTGCAGCAAAATACTGAAGAGGAAGAGCAAATTTTGCCCAAGTCACTACTACTAAACCTTTCAGTATCTGGAAGTGTTCTAAAAGGAACTTCTTTTGTTGTTCTTGATAAAGACCACGTCGCAGTATTAGGAAGACTAGCTGTGTCTGGTGAAGAATCCAAAG AGTGTCTAACAATATGGAATACAAAATTTCAGACATTGCAAACTTCAAAGGAACTACCCCTGGGAACCAGCGGACAA TTGTGGTGTTATgaggaaaaatttttttttactcatgGGAAAGTGCTAACTGTGATTATGTACAAATGTGaaacatcatccttggcagctGCTGTGGGAAAGCTCAAGGACAGTCAAACCCCTG ATGTGTCTTCATTTGTAAACTGGAATACCCTTGAAGATGAAGAGCTGGCAGCTTCCCTTCCATCAGAGCAGCCTGTAGCTCTAAAATCTGAGTCTAGAATGAGT TTAAGATCAAAAAGGAACACTGTTGCTAAAGTACAGCCAGACACCTTATCAGTTGGGCAGCTGTTACTAAATCTAAAA AATGCTTCTACAACTGTATTTGAAGATGAATTGAGACAATTGATGTCAAAAGTACAGATGCCAGATCTCCAAGCCACCATTGGATGTGTAGTAACTGCTCTTATAAACAGATGTAAAACAAATCCAAAGTACTACCCTCGAAATTTCCTGCTACAGATAGTCCAAACCCAAGACTTGTCTTACAG TTTATGTCCAGATTTAATGGCTGTTGCTTTGGAGAAAAAAGACGTGTATCTCTTACAAATCTGCTTACAACGGTTTCCAGATATTCCTGAAGAAATTACTTGTGCTtgcttgaaagtatttttaag CATTAGTGAAGCCTATCTTCAAAGAATAGATGTGAATCTAGAATCTGTAATCTGTTACATTGATATTGAATTGAACAATAAAGAAGTTAAGACTGAAATTGTAGAAAATGGTTTCAATGTGGAGCTGGAACAGGACATCTGGGATACTAAAATCACAAAGGAAACCCATCTGACGGCTGGTGGTGAATTCTGCCCTGTTGGACCACAGAAGGCAGCATTATT AAATGCTATTCTCCATTCTGCTTAcagtgaaacatttcttttgcCTCATCTAAAAAACCTTCCAGCTCAGCAAGCTGTT CTGTTTCTCAGGTATTTATACTACCTGTAtgtgaaatgcagtgaaaaaatTAATACCGCTCTTCCCGGAATACGCTGTCCAACTATAAGTCAG ATTATGGATTGGATGTGTTTATTACTTGATGCTCACTTCACAGTTATGGTGATGCTCCCAGAAGCGAAAGGGTTGCTTTCAGACCTGCATAGGTTTGTGAGAGCCCAA gtaCGGTTCTACTCTGAACTCAACAAGATTGAAGGAAGTTTGCGAGAATTACAAAGACTTAACCACCAGAAAGACCCTCAGACATATTCTATTGAAGTGCTGGAacttatttga